In Papio anubis isolate 15944 chromosome 17, Panubis1.0, whole genome shotgun sequence, the following are encoded in one genomic region:
- the TMEM100 gene encoding transmembrane protein 100, translated as MTEEPIKEILGAPKAHMAATMEKSPKSEVVVTTVPLVSEIQLMAATGGTELSCYRCIIPFAVVVFIAGIVVTAVAYSFNSHGSVISIFGLVVLSSGLFLLASSALCWKVRQRSKKAKRRESQTALVANQRSLFA; from the coding sequence ATGACTGAAGAGCCCATCAAGGAGATCCTGGGAGCCCCAAAGGCTCACATGGCGGCGACGATGGAGAAGAGCCCCAAGAGTGAAGTCGTGGTCACCACAGTCCCCCTGGTCAGTGAGATTCAGTTGATGGCTGCTACAGGGGGTACCGAGCTCTCCTGCTACCGCTGCATCATCCCCTTCGCTGTGGTTGTCTTCATCGCTGGCATCGTGGTCACCGCGGTGGCTTACAGCTTCAATTCCCATGGCTCCGTCATCTCCATCTTTGGCCTGGTTGTTCTGTCATCTGGACTTTTTTTACTAGCCTCCAGCGCCTTGTGCTGGAAAGTGAGACAAAGGAGCAAGAAAGCCAAGAGACGGGAGAGTCAGACAGCTCTCGTGGCAAATCAGAGAAGCTTGTTTGC